The Novipirellula aureliae genome segment ATGAAGGGGGAACAAGTTCGCGAACCTGCGATTCGAGAAGGCAAAAAGCTGACCCCCATCAAGACGAACAGCTAGCTCCTTTCTCGCCATCGGCCCCAAAAGACGCAAGCGACTTTTCAAGGTTCGCTATGTCGTCGGCAGTGAGCTGCATGTACTGGGTATTGCTTCCGTGTCCCCTGTCATCTCTGAAGCTGTAAACGACGCGAACCGAAGCCCCCCGTCGTCCTCCGTCCAGCCGGAAGGATTGTTACCATGTCCGAGTGGGAAGGCGGGCATCCACCACGCGAAGTGTCGCATCGCCACTTCCAATTCCATCAAAGCGAAAATGCCCCTGTTCGTCCGTGCGAACGACTTTTCGCGGGTAAGCCTCTGTTTGCGTCATCGAAATCGGTACATCGGCCGTCGGCGTCCCATCAGCGGCGACAACGGTCCCACCGATAGAAAATCCTTTTTGCAATACAATTCGCAGATCATCGCGTTTGGACGGCTCCACATCGACTAACCTTTCAATTTCTGCCTCAATGTAGAGATCATGAGAGAACGAAATTGCAGCGGTTCGCTTGCCCCACTTCGGATGATCCTCGAGAAGTCTAGCTTCGTTGCTATAGACTGCAAATCGTCCGTCAACGTCGGTGATCAGATCCTCGACGCCGGCACAAAATCTCTCCGTACCGAGAGACGAAGAGGCTGATACACCTTCAATTGATTGCCCCGATTCATCGACGACCTGGCCAGCGAAGTGATACGCTTCAGGCAGATTCGCGTTAAATGCACAGCTTTTCCCGAGCGTTAGTGTCACTTCATCCGTTGCATCAACTTTAGCACCGCCGCGGTGTTGGAATCGGTGCTCGTGCCATCAATGGCTAGCCCGGATGATTCATTAGCCGTTTTGCCGATAGCGGCCTGCTGATTTAATCGTTTAACGCTTAGCCGAAGGCGTCAGCTTGTTCATATGCGGTCGCCTATGGCTTGGCGTTAAACAATAAGTCGGGTCAAACCGATTAAATCGACAGGCCGCTAACGCCAAAACGGCTAATACGCAGACTGTTTTTCGAGCAATGAACGTAAACGCTTGAAGGCGTAGACGTTAGCAAAACAATTTGCAAGCCCATGAATCATCCGGGCAACGGCCAATTCGCGAACCGAAGCCGATTCACGTTGCCACAGCTCGCGAAGCAGCCAACGGAGTCAATTGGTTCTGTGCAAAACATTTGAAATCGCGATGGACTGTCATCCGGCCACGTTGAGGAAACCGCAGGATCCCTTATAGCATCCTGCAATTGAAAACGATAAAATTGCGAATACATCGGAGCGTGGCTCAGCCTGGTAGAGCGCTGCGTTCGGGACGCAGAGGTCGCAAGTTCAAATCTTGTCGCTCCGATTTTTAAGTCCTTTCCAGGTAGGGACTTACGACGACCAGTCGTGATACGATTTGGTGATACTTCCCGGTGATACGATCGGTGATATCCTCCGTGATACGATTGGGACCGATTCGGGATGATTCGAGTGCTCGGCTCCAGCAATGAGCCTAGTCGCCTCAGTCCCCTATCCCTTTTCAGGGGAAAAACCAAATCGTGAGGATGATTCTACCGCTGCTTCGATCCTCGCTGGTTAACACAGTGAGATTAAAGAGAGACGTGCAAGGATGTTCGTTTGGCAGCCAATGTG includes the following:
- a CDS encoding carboxypeptidase-like regulatory domain-containing protein — translated: MTLTLGKSCAFNANLPEAYHFAGQVVDESGQSIEGVSASSSLGTERFCAGVEDLITDVDGRFAVYSNEARLLEDHPKWGKRTAAISFSHDLYIEAEIERLVDVEPSKRDDLRIVLQKGFSIGGTVVAADGTPTADVPISMTQTEAYPRKVVRTDEQGHFRFDGIGSGDATLRVVDARLPTRTW